AGTTTTATtctaaagtaataaaagctgTCTTTACACTGTCTAATATTCTGTTAATTAAAAATATTCTTTTCCGGTAAAGATTTTGGATTAGAACGTTACAACACTGATACTTAATTAAAATCCAGCCTTTTCGCCACTCTAAGCTAGTAAAGGCTAAAAATTAATTTGATTCTCAGTGGATTAATGGATATGGCACCTTCCTGGGACCCTTTGATTTCTGTAACTCAACACAGATTCACATATTGAAGCATTATTTATATACGTGTAATAGCAGAACATTTTGAGATCTCGGCTTGAAATTCAAAAGTCACACAAACTAAAATGTCCACAGCAGATCACTTTTGAACAGTCGGTCAAATTAGGCCCAGTAAGTGCTGCCTTGGTAACcacatctttatttttcatgcGCGGCAATTAAGTTGGACTAATAGATGCATTATGTCAGAGCAAACAGCCTCCGGTCAGACATCTCCATCAGAAAATTAAGAAACTGAATGAgtggctgctttgtttttatgtttgcagTTGATGCTGGTGCAGAGAAACTGGAGTGTACTATTTGAATTTCACAGACTGATTGGATCAAGTAATGGTTTAAAATTCAATTATATAAGTTCTTATGTGCctataaaacacaaaaatcttGTAAAATTGATTTCAGATGTGAAAAAATGAGGTTTAGTTGAGAATATTCTCAATGTTGTCACAgctgtttttccatttcctctttttttcttgtgcgCTGCACCGTTGCCGTTCAGAGTTCACAAAGCTGCCAAAATGCAGGATATGAAAAAATGTCAGATATTATCCTCTGACGGCCTTATGTAACTCCTGAGCGTGTGTCAAGGATAATCCTCTTACGGAGGGGAGAGGAGTCGCCTTAAtaggaaacaaaacacagtttgcCTCTTGTGTCCCCTGCGTTTAATAATCAAAATGGAGTTTGCGCAAAGGCCATCACACCAGAGTAATCCATTCTGGAGGACAAGCCTTTAATCTGTGATTATTTGTGTGTTCGAAAACGACCACATAGTGAGAGACGCTGGAtaaacagatgtgttttttttttggggagtgGGTATTAAAAAGCGCCTGCAGCGAGACGTTCGACAACACATCGCTAATCACAGCATGGCGACgggggctctctctctctcaccacgGCGTCTTAAAAGACATCAGAAAACAGTGCAGGATGAACGGGTGAAGCCCGTTTCTCTCTGGTGGGTTAACCTCGAGGTCGGCTGCACGGACCGCAAACCTCTGACCTTCAACATCCTCAACACACTGTCCTCTGTTCTTCCCTCCAGAGGTGTGTTAATGATGAATAATTCCACCAGTGTCTACTGTCACTGTCACCTTGaccaagattaaaaaaaaaagctttggatGTTTAACTTTGCATTAACCTTTGGGGAAAGACTCCAGCCTCCTCTGGTGGTGCTAAAGAGAAATGCGAGCAGATTTAATGTTGAGACAATCATTgagaagtgtgttttgtttaatgAAGTGAGATCAACAGACTGTATTGTTGCACCAAGGTTTACAGCTGTGAATAAGAACATAATGGTGATAAAATAGTGGAGGCGTCCTATTTAAgtacatttatttctttaacttGCTTTCATCGATGCAGTTAATTCCACCTGTAAACTGTTTGTACATGTCTTTTTTACTACTATCAGGCCAATCTGGCCTCTTCAGAGATTTCATTCTCTTTAAAATCTGTAATAAATTAACTTTTCAGAGTCCTCGTCAGCTTAAatggagcaaaacaaaaacaattactATGTAGTTTCAGATCTATTTCATCGCTGGTGACATTTTTGGAGCCTCTAGTGGGCCGGATTTGCCTCaggagccttatgtttgacacccgtACTTTAAATGAATCTTTGGTCTTTGCTTGCAAGCGTCTGTTGTAAGCATCTTGTTTTATTGATTCTGTCCACTTGCTGTATTTATGAGCTGTTTAATGTGACGTGGCCTGGAGGGAagcattcaaataaaatgtattattttcatttcatagcGACTGCATGCACTTTTCCTTGGAGGAAGACTCCAACATCAGGAtgaagatttgttttttttttcttgcttgtcTTTTCAAGTCCAGTCTGCTGCCGAGGCAGTAAAAACAGTCCCAGTTTCACCTGACAATCAATTACATGATCAATTTACCTACTGTTCCAAGAGATTCCTACATGGTATTCATGGTGTCGCAGTATGCTGTGGACTAATATTGACAGTTGATCAGACTATTGATCATGTgatgactgaaacactgagactgCTGACATGTTCTGGAGAGAACAACTGTTAGACTGAGAGTCAGTCAGTTTAGCTCAACAGatctattcacttggaaattgtgCTAAATCCAGCCTGACTGTGCTTCATCATTTACAAATACGTTCTGAGACATTGACATGTGTATGAAGATATCTTTaatgtgatgaaatgaatgaaacactgttctgctgcgagcagctgcagagcagtttggaggtttgttcatgttgttttgagaaagtaaattctgtttgaagaaatgagccaaaccaccATCAACAGCACCCAGTCGTGGGCTTGCAGTGTCTCAGCTCAAGTCATGTGTCTGCAACTTTAAACCATTTGCTCGGctgattttggcccacgggcctcatgtttgacacccctgcaatAAAGCACCCCACAATTAACAAAAAAGCCAAATtctaaaaattgaaaaagcttTTTATTGAGGAATGAGCACAATAGATCATccattctcaaactgtggtacgcgtaccactggtggtatgtgagctccctctagtggcacATGGGGGAATCATGGAAAGGTATATATTCTTTGAAAATTACTTGAAAGtcaaaactttcaaaaacaaatattaccACCAAAATACacaataatttcaaattaaaacacatcaaatcaaCTGTAATTTCTTTCTCTTCTAATATAATGTGTTGGACTGCGACGTGGTCACGTTCaaacacagatctgcacaagcatagtgctccacagaaggatataccggcgcacagcggctgagtctatggctgctactgctgtgctccggtatatccttctgcggagcactgcgcatgcgcaggtctgtgtgtatcaaaacgttattttaacgaattgaaaagaaaacacatcttttaaaatgctttataaccattcgaatttacttcatgtgctaatacgccatcccctggaccactggaaggaggattttgtccattttcgtcagtccggctctgtctcctgttcacctccagcagttgagctaagctaactacgatgctaacagcggggatccagccactggacgcacggacacaataaaggtatttataagcttatctcactttgtaaatgatagggacagggcgtgggtccaaactcttcggagtattcctttaaagtgcTTTAGTATAGACGAGCTCAGACACATCTATGAAACTCGGACAGCTCGATAGCAACAGAGTTTCACTTCAATCTGTCCGCCATCTAATAAAGTGCTGGCAGTGAGGTATGCTAACTTTAATACTTCCCACTTTTTGGATttggcagcttttcaaaaaaattcacttttcagctttgttttgcagctgccACATTAAAGCCTGGTCACTTCAGTGAATTGAATAGCCTAAATTCACTAGACTGGCTAGAcggtgaaataaaatatttcacaattCATGCCATTGAAAGTGGCAGCGTTTGAACTGGCGATCGCTGACAGCAGCCTTGTAACAAAAGGAGGTAGACTGTGTACAGTAGTTACAAATCTAAATCTGAAAACCTGGGCCCTTTAACACTAACTGTCCTCACGGGAAGGATTAAAAGTGAAACAACGTATTGAAAGAGCAACGATAGCAACTGTCATcaaacacaaaccagaacatACATAAACCCCCATCCGGCTCCGGCTTGGCGGCTCCAGTTTCTCATCATCAGGCGGACGTTGGACGGCTGCAGAGATGACAGAAGAAATTTCATTCGAAAAGAAAcctcaaatgtttctttttcaactgGAAAAGTTAGTGATGCTGAGATATCGATCAAGGTTTTagagctcacacaccagcattGCTACCTGCTACACAAGAGTAAATTATGAATGAAGCACTAAGTAACAGTGAGCTCGGTCCCTCGGTCTACAGTCCACTGATCTACAGCAGATCACAAGATTCATTTAAGAGGGAAACAaattttcatttgttcattcatgTTGATAATCTTAGTTCAACATCTgctgttccagaaccttctgtcAATTTGTTCCTCAGCTTTTAGACCACAAAAagccttctttgttttcctgtggccctggagcagctttctgttgttacacagtgacatctagtggtcactgATGGTGTGACGAGTCATAGACCAAATAGTGTGTTATAGTCTGGAAATGATGGCCAGAGAAACAGCACAGAAAGTTAGTGGAGAATGACTGACCTCGAGGAcattgtgttttaaaatatcaaatgagCCACAGTGAGGCTGACCTACCTGTAACCACGAGATCAAAACTGGTGGAGTTGCTTTTATCACCAGCAGCGATGATGCAGACGTATCTGCCCGAGTCGCTCAGCCTCAGGTCAGCGATGGAACACTCCACCCGGCCTTCAGAGGGGAACTTGAAACACCACAGACGGCCACGGTAGTCGTTATGGACGTACTCCCTGGCCTCAGGATCACTGTCGTAGTTGTAGACACTCCGCACAGTTTTGGGGCACATCAGGTTCACGTACAGTGGTGGAGGGGGTCCGTCGGGGTCCGAGGGGAAAAGCAGCGTCAGTGAGATGTTTTCCTGCTCCTCCGCCTGGAGGAGCTTCTGAGTAACGTTCACCGTGAACCCCTGCTGACCTGCAGGTGACACAGAGGTACAAACAGGAGTagaaggtcaggaggtcagagcAGTACACcaggggtcaggaggtcacagcAGTGCTGAATGATTCATCACACTGCGCTGTGTGTACTGCTGACGCCGTGGTGGACTGGAGCCTTCAAAGGTGTTGGAGGTGACGTGTTAATGCTACTGTAGTAAAAATCATGTCATATTGGAGGTTCTTCTGTGgtgctgtagcagctttctgtggcCATatagtgacatctagtggtctgAGATGGTCAGTTCAGCCATATTTTCATTATGGTATTAGTGGTTCAGCTActcaccagctgcaggatttggGAAACACGCAGCTATAACCAGAAGAAACCCCACACAGGTCAACGTCTTCCGTCGATCCGGCCTTTAGAGTGAATCCAGAGAGAAACGTTTCATTAAAATTCAGGATGAACTGATGCAGAAACCAGCATCAGGTATCACATGTGGATTTCTTTGATGTGAGCAAATCTAATTTCTAATCCACTAACTGGCACATGCTGCACTAActttaaataaaagttaaataacatattaaagaagaaacaatatcagctgtaaacaaacacctaCATGAAGCACAGTCCAGCTtgtttcctctggttcctcATCTCCAGATCGGCCTTGGCTGCagagattaaagaaaaagatattTCATGCAAGCAGAAGCCTCAGTAGCTCGCCCTCCAGCTCCGGGTCCACTGTTTAATAACTTGTTGAAATCGTCCTTTGCACACGATCGTGCTCACCGAAATGTTCCATTTTCCTGCTTGAAGGCCACGAAAACTGCATTGACTATCAGCAAAGTAACCCCAGCTGGCCATGccgtttttattttctcatacAGTTTGGCTCTTATCTTGATTTTCTTGCATTATCGGAGGGGTACGACGCTGATGCTGAAGTGGTCTACGCGttatggccttttttttttttttttgactttcacTTTCGAGAGCAGTTCCCTACAGTTCCCCACAGTGCTCTGGTATGGTGATATAAATCACACCAAACATGCAACTGAAAGCAAATGTGCTGCATAAAGCTCAATTTCATCCGTGCAGTTTAAAGGTTTAAGTGACAGTAAAAAGCGTGAAACGTGCGTGAAAcacagagaaggaaagaaacatTAAAACTCACGTTGTTCTCCAGTCAGCGCAGAAATCCGGAGGAGACGCTTGACGAGTGTTCACAGAGACATTTGCAGTCACGGCAGTGGTTTTGTATCAGAATAActataacagaaaaaaaaaaaaaatttttgttAAAAGTAAGTGCGCAACACTTGAGAGGAGCGAACGGAATGGATTGTTATGCTCCAGATTTTTACAGTTGAGTCAGTTCAGCCTTTCTGTTGCACTCACCCACAAGCACACCCTTTTTCAGTATGAAATTTACATAAAACGGAAACCACAGCGAGCTGCGTGTGACACAAGAGGGAAGCTAAAAAGGAAGTTTGAATTCATACCCCAGTCCTTCCTGCTTCCATCCAGCACTGTGGTTTATGGTCACCAGCATTATTCAGTGAGCCGTCATTGAAATCCTCTGTAAGCGGGATGTGAAACAGaccaaacttaaaaaaaaattcagttcaGAGAAGTTTAAAATAAACTCTTAATGGGCTTAAACTCTCACTGGATGTCTCTAAAAATCGTTCACAGTTAAGATCCCTGTACTGTATTAATGccctgcaaaaaaataaaaaataaaaataaaattggaAAAGTGATATCTAATTAAATTATAAAGGTAACTCTGAGACAGAGTCTCTGAAGTAcataaaaaacaagaacacGAAAAAGCTGAAAAGATTACTTGATTACTGCCCATATGTTGAAAAACAACTCCAAAAACTCTCAAGCATTCTCATGTACTCTATAAAAGCAATCTGCACCTGAAAATACATATGCTGTGATTATttggattactattgcaacaacacatcatcagtagggtaaaactaacctgtctcacgacggtctaatcccagctcacgttccctattagtgggtcaacaatccaacgcttgctgaattctgcttcacaatgacaggaagagctgacatcgaaggatcaaaaaatcaaaaatcaaaatggaTGACTTATCTAAGAGATTAGAAGAGTGTAAAACTGGATAAAGCCTTATTAACCATCTGCTATATGCTGATGATATAGTGGTGCTATCTCCCGATAGCGCTGGTCTGCAACAGTTATTAAGAGTATGCTCATCGTATGGGGAGCAGTACAATTTGAAGTTTAACTCCAAAAAGAGCGTTGTCATGattgtgaaaacaaaagaagaccAGAAACAAAAGTTTCCTGTATTTTACCTGAAAGATAAAGTACTCAGTGTTGTAGACAAAGTAAAATACCTGGGTCACATAATCAGGGATGACTCGAGTGATGACGATGATGTGCAGCGTCAGTGTTGCAAATTATACGCACAGGCCAACATGTTAGCACGTAAATTTTATATGTGTACAGAGGAGGTTAAAGTATCTCTATTTAAATCATACTGCACTCCACTCTACACTGCTCACCCGTGGTGTGGGTACAGTAAGACCAAGCTGAAAAAGCTCCAAGTGGCGTATAATGATGCCTTTAGAATGTTGCTGAGACTCCCCAGGTGGACCAGTGCAAGTCAAATGCTTGTCAGTCGAAATGTACCCACCATGCATGCAGTGCTTTAAAATTTTATGTATAAATTGGTTGGCtatgttgtggaaattctattaataaatgcaccaacgatgagttccttattggttcctttatttccagttgcaacaggagagaagtcacagctgctcagtcagtgtgagttctaaAGTTCTGTgatacagactgatatttataccaTGTCCTGAACCCCTGGggccaggggcagacatgttaatgtcattaacatgtcttagaggctgccttcagtcaggaagggacacatatttaacatatgaagtgagAAAGGAACaactccaaccacccaacccacttcaacccccctgtggctgccgatGCATCTGAGAACAGCATACAGACCACAGATACCATTTGGAGATTACGCCTggtcagggggagacacatctgctcaaaatgcaacaggacaaacaggaaagaacccccatttgggtttgcttggtgtcaggagtccagggggccgtctgctaaggaagtctacttaaagttgataaccatcacaGGCATCAAATCcataaaatttccattacagCTAAAAGAGTCACAGAATGgaataattttgtttttaattgagcCTATTAAGAGTAGTATAAGATATACATCCATGTTTTGGAAACATTGGATTcagtgtttgtatgttttttagtgttttgtaaatgttttttgtatttctcatatggaccaactgtgtctgaaataaagtttatatatatatttgactCAAAGTTGTTTTACTTCATTAAATCTATGGCAGGTGGCTGTGGCAGGTTTGGGCAGGtgatcagtccatcacaggacagtgttTTCCACTATACCACCACCTGAGCATTTACAGTAAGAAACAGTGACTGCAGGAAAACTGCTGACCTGGCAACCCTGTCTGCTTGAGCCACTGCCATTGAGAGCACAGCCcattctctgtctgtctctcagatCAGATCAGCACGTGCCTCCAGAATGGTTCGGGTTGACTGAAACTGTTATAAAATTCAACACAAACATCCTGTTGACAGCAGCAGAACTGAGGTTCAGAGGGGCCACTGACTCACTGACTGAGAAGGTGCTCTCACATGGACTCCCTGTCTGTTCAAGTGGGTTCAGTTATCAATTTGTTTCAGTTGCACAAAATGTCCACATATTTATGacaacctgacacacaaaaCCTTCAAATACATCTttcactcacactgactgagcacAACTGTTTGaatcctccatcagcagccccTGTGCTGGATGAGAGGATGACGAAATACCCTCACTTGCCTCAGATTGGAATATAATCCACCGAGTAGCATGGTGAGGtatcacattttcaaacaaaaggCTTATGGCTCCATGGTGGTTTCTGCACATTGTTACAGACTCTTCTGCATGATCAGCTGGGATCTCAGGTTCACAGATGTTTCATCCTTGAACTAAACTCCTCGCCTGAGTGGGCAGCAAAGACTGATGAGCCTTCACCTGCGGAAGAGTTCAAACTGTGGCCCCTCAGACATCTTGAGACCAGCTTGTCAATCCTTAATGATAGCTTGATGACCCTGAAGCCCTGGAGGATGAGGGCTGTGAGTCAACCTTCAAACAGGAGAAGGTGTCAAGAAGGTGTCACTGTGGAAGAGAACCCGTCACCCGTCCCCGTGAAAGTAAAGCAGAGCTGTCACCTCTCATTTCTGGAGTCAAACTGGTTGTCTGGCTTTAGTTTGAACCTTTATGGACTATTTGTTCTTAAATCTTGGTCAGCCTCCATTTTCATTTAAGTACACAATTCATAAAGCATAAAGCACAGTTTTTCCTTCTGACATAGTCAGATTTTACTTTACATATTAACATTCAAGTCTCAGTTCCTGTCTGGCCACTGCTGGATGCTGGTCTTCCAGGCCGCTGTGGGACTGAACTGCAGTTTGGTGTCAAATGCATtttcaacaggaagtgaggcagaaaaatatcaacagtgACTTTCTCTTTCCAAGCAGACAACCAGGGTCGCAATAAGACAAAAAACCACCCTGAAAAGTCACCAGCGAACCACTTCCTCTGAGGTTCAGTAGATACTGGATGTGTGAAGCAGAAacaagaggaaagagagaggacTCCGCTGATAGCAACACTTTTCTGGGTAGTGAGTCGTCACATAATGACACTGTTGACATACAAGGAATACAAAATTAAAttcatttacaataaataagATTTATTACTGCTCTTATTGATCTAATTTGAAATGGAGAAGCAGACTGTGCACGGTGTCGCAGCCTGGCAGAATAGATCTGTATGTAACCTGTATCTTTATTGCACTACACTACAGCAGAGCAGATGGCCCGACATTCATTTAATTAGATTTATATACAGTAAAGCAAAAGTGAACTCCCTGGTGAAGGAGAACTGTAAACAGGGTTTTTTGTCATTCAGTGAGCTGAATctcttaaaaaaactgaaaaagttgcGTCTGGCTTGAACATTACATTCAGGGTCTGAAGGCGAACGCTGCAGGGAGTCCGAGTGGTGAATAAAAAGCAGAACGTTTTGTTTATCAGCCTATCCTGGTCAGTACATAATTGATGGTGATTTTAATTGTGTGTTAGATCCAGCAGAGGATACTTCTCATCAACAAAGAAAATTATCAAAAGATCCAAACTGTTCtgctgtgagcagcagcagagcagtttggaggtttgttcatgttgttttcaggaagtaaactgaagaAATGAGTCAAACCATCATCAACGGCACGCAGTCGTGGGCCTGCAAGAAAACTactttctcagtgtttcagctgttgaagTGCAAACTGACATTTTCAGAACGTTCTcttaaaacttttctgaagcagcaatgaaaacaaacaaacaggtaGTTAGTTTTCATGGTAGTATTGccaatatctcagctcaggttgtgtgtctgcAACTATtactgaataaattaaaaacagaaagttttctttgaaattttgacCTTTTGCACGGCTGATTTTGgaccacgggcctcatgtttgacacccctgcaatAAAACACcccataattaaaaaaaaaaaaaaaaactctaaaaatgaaaaagcttttttattGAGGAATGAGGGCATTAGATGATACATGATTCATGGATAGAGAGAAGTAGCATCCACCAGCCACACTGAAATTACATACAAAATACGAGTTGGACTGACAACCTGCAAAAGCGGCAATTTACAACGAAGGCTTCCTATTTTCCATGAGTCACACATATCTAAACATACCGGAGACATTTGACACATCAATAAAACTTAGGGATGCAGCGATACTAATGTCAGTATCAGGTCTGATTTTACCCGGAGTGTAAAGATCTCTGATCCAGCTCGGCGAGGCCTACGTGGCGTCAGGTGTCAGCTACATCGCCCGCCGGTACGCAGCAGAGCAAGAGTTCAGAGATTCTTTAACATCATCCGGGAGTTACTAAAAGTAAGcttgttctttaaaaaatagTATCAGTGCATCCCTCATGGAAATATATACAAAAATCCACCAATCATGTGTCCACTGTCAGAGATATCCACATTCTGGGTGTGATTCAGGTATTCAGTGACCTGAGGCGGTGTACCATGAAGAAAGGTCAAGACAGTCTGACCCCAACCCCGAAACAACCGCAGACGTTTATTCATAGTACACCGCTCTTACATTCAACAAATACATTTCACAACATATTCGTTTCGTTTCTCCTTCAGTGCTGACCTCCACAGTTCACTGAAGTGAGGAGCAGCTTGTTGAAAGCATCTGACCAGTGCCATCAGCAGGAACCGTTtctttcagtcaaaacaagcaCCAGAATTTTGACTTGAACGAGAGACTCTCCTGATGGAGGCAGAAAGCTTTCTGCCTTAGTTGCGGTAGTCATTGTTCTATGACCTCAGTGcaataaaaatcatttcaagTGAATATTCCATCATATTATTGAAGGATTCCTTAttgcaccagcagcaccagttCCTGGTGAGGTTCAGAGCAACACAGACGTGCATGAGTGGTGCTGTCCACCCATGAGTGTGTTGCTCTGGCAATGAGGTAGAGTAAAGTGCATTCCCCGCACTTTCTTCTCATTTGGTAAAGGAAAGTGATTCCACTACTGACCACATGTTCAGTCAGAGTGAGtgtctctctcccttttttttccctcaggcTGTGTTCGCTCTCCAGAGTTAATGCTCCTCCGGTCCTTCGTTTAGCGCAAAGAATCTGAACCAAACAAGTCAGTTTGATGAGCAGGTTTGAGTTTATGCTCAAACCGGTTCTGTGGATCAGACCGAAAGATCTCTAAAGAACAGACAACGCAGGATGTGACAGACTTCAGACAGGGATGTCCGATATTACAGGTCCGCTCatattaaagggacttaaggcaagatttgtgaaaaactacacatgcatttccagttttttcaatgctaatgggccgtgaagcatcaaaaacctaaaataacatccccatccgcgtatctgtctgttgccttatacaggctgtgtgccacagactTTGTTGCAGTTCGGGGTCTGAATTTCGTGGggatcgtggggatgtgacgtaaactGACGCTGTACGCGCATTCCCGACAGCTCTGGAACAgaaagaacatggccgccgtggacacggactaaaacactgcaggtagggtttccgccagaccttttcagtccctGTGCCCCGTCTGCACTAAATTGTGCAGTGCCCagacaacggagaggagaaaaccccccccccaaaactcTCCGACGGTCGAACACTGGCAGCTGCGTGAGCTGTGGAAGCaccccccgcccacccccgAGCCGACGGCTCACATTAGTAGCATTCCCCGCGGCACCACACCCCAccccaaaaacaacaaccaaaaaaaaaaaaaccacactcGCTCCCCCCATCCAAACTTTGTTCCTGCAAGAAACCCTGCTGCAgggatacaaatggattcttcagcagccatcaaacgaccTGCATCCAATCAAAGCCCGAAAAAAgtgccaccacgaagaaaaaaggactttatcagcgttatctcgcgagtcaaaaaaacaaaaaaaaaacgaagacgGTGCACGCTCCCGTGCCGCttggctgctggctgcagttccccacagcgcctatcgcggcagcactgaggaaCATTTTGTAAAGTTGACTTCAGTCCCTTTAACATGATGATCTAACACTGGTAACGGATTTTATGGCGATAATGAAAACCCCATTAAATAATGCTTGTTCGAAATGGGGTCCTGAGAAGTTTACAGGCATCAGAGAGGCATCACAGTGGAATAATGAGAGTTAGTGTTGGGGAAAACACTCTGCACATATTCATCAGTAGATATGAGAACTAAGAATTAAGAGTTGGCCAATATTGGCGTATTGGACATggagtgaaaaacacaacatcgaACATCCCTGGTTTCAGAAGCTCTGCCTCCTTGAAGCAAAGTGATTCCTGTTGCTGGTTCTTTTTTCATATGAGAAACTGTTGGTGAGTTCTGATAAGAGTCCCACTCCAACACGCATCCTGCTACATTTCTACCATAATGCAACACGGCTTCAGAGCTCACAATTCTTTTAACACTTATTTGTATCAGTAAGAATACAGAGGAATatttagctttattttatttctttcatcttttGTGAGCTCCACCCCgaagtgtgaacacagcctggaGGACCTGCTCACACGACAACTTTTTTGTGAAAACGGCAAACTTTCTCTGCGTTTTAGCTGTGAGTTAAAGTGACAACGGTTTTGTTTCCAGGATGGAACcatctctgtgtaaacaggTAAAATAACAGTGGAGGAGATGGTTGTGCCGTTCTTTTGAACTCCAGCTTAGTCCAACATCCCTGAACGAGGAAGGAAGACAGTTTGAAGGCACTTCAGTGTTTACATCGTCTCCTTCtcagtgtgtgtagatgtgtggTCGTGTTGGAGATCAGCAGTgacaccaactagtggcctgacaTCCATTTTTCTGGTGTTTCCTTGTGTGTAAACATTGTCTTTGAGAGGTCGCCGTCTGAACACAAAACGTTTGTGAAACCAAA
The sequence above is drawn from the Salarias fasciatus chromosome 17, fSalaFa1.1, whole genome shotgun sequence genome and encodes:
- the LOC115404592 gene encoding uncharacterized protein LOC115404592; amino-acid sequence: MRNQRKQAGLCFMPDRRKTLTCVGFLLVIAACFPNPAAGQQGFTVNVTQKLLQAEEQENISLTLLFPSDPDGPPPPLYVNLMCPKTVRSVYNYDSDPEAREYVHNDYRGRLWCFKFPSEGRVECSIADLRLSDSGRYVCIIAAGDKSNSTSFDLVVTAVQRPPDDEKLEPPSRSRMGVYVCSGLCLMTVAIVALSIRCFTFNPSREDS